The region GGCGAGCTGAATGTCACGGATCAGCGCCTGCATCACATCATCGGAAGAGGTCATCAGTTGCAGCTGATTGCCTTTTACCCCAGCAATACCCTGGCGGCGTTCGCACAGCTTGAACAGGGAGGCGGCCACGCTGCTGTTCTCTTCGGCGAAGATATGCTTGCAGGCTTTGAGATCGGCAAGCCATTTCGCCGTAGAAGGCCACATGGCGCGGGCACGTTCGGCCCGGCGTTTACCCAGATGAAGTTCACCGAAAGAGAGATAGGCGATGATGCCCACCAGCGGCAGAATGTAGATAATCAGAAGCCAGGCCATGGCGGAAGGGACCGCTCTGCGTTTCATCAGAATGCGTAACGTCACCCCGGCAATTAACAGCCAGTACCCTAAAATGACCAGCCAACTCACCACGGTGTAGAAGGTTGTCATAAATAAAAAATCCTTTTGAAAGCGTATTGTTATGAGTTTACGCATCAGGATTCATCTGGCAAATAAAAACGGCAGATAAAAGCGCTGGTTTGCCGCCTGCTTAGGCATATAATGGCATCTCTGTTAGAGAAAGAGTTGTAGACATGAAGCGCAGTAGAACTGAAGTTGGGCGCTGGCGCATGTTGCGACAGGTGAGTCGTCGTAAGGCTCGTTGGCTGGAGGCACAATCCCGCCGCAATATGCGTATCCACGCCATCAGAAAATGTGGCCTGAACAGACACCGTAACGCGCTGTTGTTCGCGGTCCAGGACATCTGAAAAGCATGAGGGGCACCGTAAAGGTGCCCATTAAACATCCAGACTATCAATTTTTGCAGTCTCCTCCCATCTGCTTCCACGGTATACTAAGTCCCCCTAACGTCATGATATTAAAAGACGAATCCTTATCTCTGCATTTTTATCGTACCTATGGCGCTCGATGCGCTCAGGGAAGACTCAGGACTTTCGTCAGTTTCCTCATTGGCAAATTATGTTTTCGCATGGGGAAGACAATGGCTTTATTAAAGGAAAAAAGGATGAACGTAAAATTGATAGCAGCACTCTTCGGGATTGCGATATTAAGCGGTTGTGCCAGCAGCAAAACCTCACCTGAACGGCACGCATTTTATTTCGTGTCGCATCAGTCCAGCTTTACTGGCGGCAATTACACCTCCAGCGTGCAGAAAAATTATCAGCTGAACGTGGCGCAGTTCCGCGAGCTTTATGCCCGGGGGAAAGCTGACCGCGCGGAAGGGCGGACTCAGGCTGAAGCCAGTGAATATGCGCAAAGCATTCGCGATCAGCTGAAAGAAAATGCGAAGTCGCAGGAATTGTTTGCAGGCAATGCGAAG is a window of Enterobacter hormaechei ATCC 49162 DNA encoding:
- a CDS encoding Exc2 family lipoprotein; its protein translation is MNVKLIAALFGIAILSGCASSKTSPERHAFYFVSHQSSFTGGNYTSSVQKNYQLNVAQFRELYARGKADRAEGRTQAEASEYAQSIRDQLKENAKSQELFAGNAKDKWSSDMDSKDAILFGNELAATYLDGYNGVQ
- a CDS encoding YciY family protein, coding for MKRSRTEVGRWRMLRQVSRRKARWLEAQSRRNMRIHAIRKCGLNRHRNALLFAVQDI